One part of the Musa acuminata AAA Group cultivar baxijiao chromosome BXJ1-5, Cavendish_Baxijiao_AAA, whole genome shotgun sequence genome encodes these proteins:
- the LOC103985241 gene encoding galactolipase DONGLE, chloroplastic-like has product MASSLPAPRPGLLSHDVSGRRRRVSAKSVAASTVAMRPAGAVAAPSVGIKQYTAVAAAPSRPALASMWREIQGADDWEDLVEPLNPLLRDEIVRYGELVVACYKAFDLDPASRRYLNCKYGKRSMLREVGMVDSGYEITKYVYATPDISIPTQSGTCCSRWIGYVAVPSDEAVRRLGRRDILISFRGTVTNTEWIANFMSSLTQARLDPHDPRPDVKVESGFLSLYTSDDSSSKFSSGSCREQLLSEVSRLIHKYKDEELSITLAGHSMGSSLALLLGYDLAELGLNRDGLRQEVPITVYSFGGPRVGNSGFKDRCEELGVKVLRVVNVNDPVTKLPGVFLNENFKVLAERYELPWSSSCYAHVGVELALDFFKMENPVCVHDLDAYIGLLKCPKVAQVKKNGADLLSKARRFLSEQSFDTWRWQDAAMQVGNLVQSLRI; this is encoded by the coding sequence ATGGCGTCGAGCTTACCGGCACCGAGACCTGGTCTCTTGTCACACGACGTTAGCGGGCGCCGGCGTCGGGTGTCGGCCAAGTCTGTCGCCGCATCCACCGTGGCGATGCGGCCTGCAGGCGCCGTGGCCGCGCCTAGCGTTGGGATCAAGCAGTACACGGCGGTCGCCGCCGCTCCCAGCAGGCCCGCGCTCGCTAGTATGTGGAGGGAGATCCAAGGCGCCGACGACTGGGAGGACCTCGTGGAGCCCCTCAATCCCTTGCTGCGCGACGAGATCGTGCGGTATGGCGAGCTCGTCGTCGCATGCTACAAGGCCTTCGACCTCGACCCCGCCTCGCGGCGCTACCTGAACTGCAAGTACGGGAAGCGGAGCATGCTACGGGAGGTGGGCATGGTGGATTCCGGCTATGAGATCACCAAGTACGTGTATGCGACGCCGGACATCAGCATCCCGACGCAGAGCGGTACCTGCTGCAGCCGGTGGATCGGGTACGTCGCAGTGCCGTCCGACGAGGCGGTGCGGCGTCTGGGGCGAAGGGATATTCTGATCTCCTTCCGAGGGACAGTCACCAACACCGAGTGGATCGCTAACTTCATGAGCTCGCTCACCCAGGCGCGGTTGGACCCCCACGACCCCCGCCCCGACGTCAAGGTCGAGTCCGGCTTCCTCAGCCTCTACACCTCCGACGACAGCAGCAGCAAGTTTAGCAGCGGCAGCTGCAGGGAGCAGCTGCTCTCCGAGGTCTCGCGGCTCATCCACAAGTACAAAGACGAGGAGCTGAGCATTACATTGGCCGGGCACAGCATGGGGAGCTCCCTGGCTCTCCTCCTTGGGTACGATCTCGCGGAGCTCGGCCTGAACCGGGACGGACTGCGGCAGGAGGTGCCCATCACGGTGTACTCCTTCGGAGGCCCGAGGGTGGGGAACTCGGGATTCAAGGATCGGTGCGAGGAGCTCGGGGTGAAGGTCCTGAGGGTGGTGAACGTCAACGACCCCGTCACCAAGCTCCCGGGAGTGTTTCTCAACGAGAACTTCAAGGTGTTGGCGGAGAGATACGAGCTGCCATGGAGCAGCTCATGTTACGCTCATGTAGGGGTTGAGCTAGCACTGGACTTCTTCAAGATGGAGAACCCTGTGTGCGTCCATGACTTGGATGCTTACATAGGGCTGTTGAAGTGCCCAAAGGTGGCGCAAGTGAAGAAGAATGGCGCTGATCTCCTCAGCAAGGCAAGGCGGTTTCTAAGCGAACAAAGCTTCGACACATGGCGATGGCAGGACGCAGCCATGCAGGTGGGCAACCTGGTGCAATCCTTAAGAATCTGA